A window of the Geothermobacter ehrlichii genome harbors these coding sequences:
- a CDS encoding DUF4177 domain-containing protein: MSSAEYKVVETTTVTDESLEEIINTWVGHGWTLDTIHFAMRESSRRPAMAFVLFVRSAPENAGIGAGESSPRV, encoded by the coding sequence ATGAGTTCTGCCGAATACAAGGTGGTCGAGACGACGACGGTGACCGACGAGAGTCTGGAAGAGATCATCAACACATGGGTCGGGCACGGCTGGACCCTCGACACCATTCATTTCGCCATGCGCGAGTCGAGCCGGCGGCCGGCGATGGCGTTCGTGCTGTTCGTCCGTTCGGCACCGGAAAATGCCGGTATAGGCGCGGGCGAATCCTCTCCGCGCGTCTGA
- the trpS gene encoding tryptophan--tRNA ligase, which produces MRVLSGIQPSGSLHLGNYFGMMQKMIDYQRQEDLFCFIANYHAQTTVSDGKALARGTLKAAANFLALGLDPEKSTFWVQSDVPEVQELTWILSNFTPMGLLERCHSYKDKVAQGIKPNHGLFAYPVLMTADILLFQSDRVPVGKDQKQHLEVARDIANKFNNEYGDIFTIPEPEIDDEVAIIPGLDGRKMSKSYGNTIDLFLEEKALRKQVMRIVTAPIPVEEPKDPDACNVYKIYRLFLSKEEDEALRARYRAGGLGFGELKQELFEKIRDTFAPYAERRRELLANPERIRDALRRGAEKARQVANRTMRKVRKKTGLVY; this is translated from the coding sequence ATGCGTGTTCTCAGCGGTATCCAGCCGTCGGGCTCCCTGCACCTGGGCAACTACTTCGGCATGATGCAGAAGATGATCGACTACCAGCGGCAGGAAGATCTGTTCTGCTTCATCGCCAACTATCACGCCCAGACCACGGTCAGCGATGGCAAGGCCCTGGCCAGGGGAACACTGAAAGCGGCGGCCAACTTTCTCGCCTTGGGCCTCGACCCGGAGAAGAGCACCTTCTGGGTGCAGTCGGACGTTCCCGAGGTGCAGGAACTGACCTGGATCCTCTCCAATTTCACCCCCATGGGCCTGCTGGAACGCTGCCACAGCTACAAGGACAAGGTCGCCCAGGGGATCAAGCCCAACCACGGCCTGTTCGCCTATCCGGTGTTGATGACCGCCGACATCCTCCTGTTCCAGAGCGACCGGGTGCCGGTCGGCAAGGATCAGAAGCAGCATCTGGAAGTCGCCCGCGACATCGCTAACAAGTTCAACAACGAATACGGCGACATCTTCACCATTCCCGAGCCGGAAATCGACGACGAGGTGGCCATCATCCCCGGCCTGGACGGCCGCAAGATGAGCAAGAGCTACGGCAACACCATCGATCTCTTTCTCGAGGAGAAGGCCCTGCGCAAGCAGGTGATGCGCATCGTCACCGCGCCGATTCCGGTGGAAGAGCCGAAAGACCCGGACGCCTGCAACGTCTACAAGATCTACCGGCTCTTTCTGAGCAAGGAAGAGGACGAAGCCCTGCGCGCCCGCTACCGGGCCGGCGGTCTCGGCTTCGGCGAGCTGAAGCAGGAACTGTTCGAAAAGATCCGCGACACCTTCGCCCCTTACGCAGAACGGCGCAGGGAGCTGCTCGCCAACCCGGAACGGATCCGCGATGCCCTGCGCCGGGGGGCGGAGAAGGCTCGGCAGGTGGCGAACAGAACCATGCGCAAGGTGCGCAAGAAGACCGGCCTGGTCTACTGA